In Eleutherodactylus coqui strain aEleCoq1 chromosome 4, aEleCoq1.hap1, whole genome shotgun sequence, the following are encoded in one genomic region:
- the LOC136626542 gene encoding uncharacterized protein: MENPNNAIPLPGDIQQKPDQGKQLPGAIQQKPDQGKQLPGAIQQKPDQEKQLPGVIQQKLDQEKQLPGAIQQKPDQGKQLPGAIQQKPNQEKQLPGAIQQKPDQEKQLQGAIQQKPDQEKQLPGAIQQKSDQGKQLPGDIQQKPDQEKQLPGAIQQKPDQENQLPGAIQQKPDQEKQLPGAIQQKSDQGKQLPGDIQQKPDQEKQLPGAIQQKPDQEKQLPGVIQQKPNQEKQLPGDIQQKPDQGKQLPGAIQQKPDQGKQLPGAIQQKPDQEKQLPGVIQQKPDQEKQLPGAIQQKPDQGKQLPGAIQQKPNQEKQLPGAIQQKPDQEKQLQGAIQQKPDQENQLPGAIQQKPDQEKQLPGAIQQKSDQGKQLPGDIQQKPDQEKQLPGAIQQKPDQEKQLPGVIQQKPDQENQLPGAIQQKPDQEKQLPGAIQQKSDQGKQLPGDIQQKPDQEKQLPGAIQQKPDQEKQLPGVIQQKPNQEKQLPGAIQQKSDQEKQLQGAIQQKPDQENQLPGAIQQKPDQEKQLPGAIQQKSDQGKQLPGDIQQKPDQEKQLPGAIQQKSDQGKQLPGAIQQKSDQGKQLPGAIQQKPDQEK, from the coding sequence ATGGAGAACCCGAATAACGCGATACCGTTACCGGGAGACATCCAGCAGAAACCAGACCAAGGAAAACAGTTACCGGGAGCCATCCAGCAGAAACCAGACCAAGGAAAACAGTTACCGGGAGCCATCCAGCAGAAACCGGACCAAGAAAAACAGTTACCAGGAGTCATCCAGCAGAAACTGGACCAAGAAAAACAGTTACCGGGAGCCATCCAGCAGAAACCAGACCAAGGAAAACAGTTACCTGGGGCCATCCAGCAGAAACCGAACCAAGAAAAACAGTTACCGGGAGCCATCCAGCAGAAACCGGACCAAGAAAAACAGTTACAGGGAGCCATCCAGCAGAAACCAGACCAAGAAAAACAGTTACCGGGAGCCATCCAGCAGAAATCGGACCAAGGAAAACAGTTACCGGGAGACATCCAGCAGAAACCGGACCAAGAAAAACAGTTACCGGGAGCCATCCAGCAGAAACCGGACCAAGAAAACCAGTTACCAGGAGCCATCCAGCAGAAACCAGACCAAGAAAAACAGTTACCGGGAGCCATCCAGCAGAAATCGGACCAAGGAAAACAGTTACCGGGAGACATCCAGCAGAAACCGGACCAAGAAAAACAGTTACCGGGAGCCATCCAGCAGAAACCGGACCAAGAAAAACAGTTACCAGGAGTCATCCAGCAGAAACCGAACCAAGAAAAACAGTTACCGGGAGACATCCAGCAGAAACCAGACCAAGGAAAACAGTTACCGGGAGCCATCCAGCAGAAACCAGACCAAGGAAAACAGTTACCGGGAGCCATCCAGCAGAAACCGGACCAAGAAAAACAGTTACCAGGAGTCATCCAGCAGAAACCGGACCAAGAAAAACAGTTACCGGGAGCCATCCAGCAGAAACCAGACCAAGGAAAACAGTTACCTGGGGCCATCCAGCAGAAACCGAACCAAGAAAAACAGTTACCGGGAGCCATCCAGCAGAAACCGGACCAAGAAAAACAGTTACAGGGAGCCATCCAGCAGAAACCGGACCAAGAAAACCAGTTACCAGGAGCCATCCAGCAGAAACCAGACCAAGAAAAACAGTTACCGGGAGCCATCCAGCAGAAATCGGACCAAGGAAAACAGTTACCGGGAGACATCCAGCAGAAACCGGACCAAGAAAAACAGTTACCGGGAGCCATCCAGCAGAAACCGGACCAAGAAAAACAGTTACCAGGAGTCATCCAGCAGAAACCGGACCAAGAAAACCAGTTACCAGGAGCCATCCAGCAGAAACCAGACCAAGAAAAACAGTTACCGGGAGCCATCCAGCAGAAATCGGACCAAGGAAAACAGTTACCGGGAGACATCCAGCAGAAACCGGACCAAGAAAAACAGTTACCGGGAGCCATCCAGCAGAAACCGGACCAAGAAAAACAGTTACCAGGAGTCATCCAGCAGAAACCGAACCAAGAAAAACAGTTACCGGGAGCCATCCAGCAGAAATCGGACCAAGAAAAACAGTTACAGGGAGCCATCCAGCAGAAACCGGACCAAGAAAACCAGTTACCAGGAGCCATCCAGCAGAAACCAGACCAAGAAAAACAGTTACCGGGAGCCATCCAGCAGAAATCGGACCAAGGAAAACAGTTACCGGGAGACATCCAGCAGAAACCGGACCAAGAAAAACAGTTACCAGGAGCCATCCAACAGAAATCGGACCAAGGAAAACAGTTACCGGGAGCCATCCAACAGAAATCGGACCAAGGAAAACAGTTACCGGGAGCCATCCAGCAGAAACCGGACCAAGAAAAATAG